From a single Silene latifolia isolate original U9 population chromosome 6, ASM4854445v1, whole genome shotgun sequence genomic region:
- the LOC141586971 gene encoding abscisic acid receptor PYL4-like, which yields MPKSSVLLHRINNHQTTTLTDAHISHRRTTRQPTIQTTTTPVDNFDIPDDVVRYHTQPVGPNQCCSAVVQEIQAPVQTVWSVVRRFDAPQVYKHFVRSCDVISGDGDVGTLRRVRVVSGLPAAISDERLEILDDHRCVISFSVVGGDHRLSNYRSVTSLHSAAAGCGGDEEKTIVVESYVVDTPVGNTKEETCVFVDTIVRCNLQSLAQIAENLVRREKGDSQNNNNNNNSQSA from the coding sequence atgCCAAAGTCATCGGTTTTACTCCACCGAATAAACAACCATCAAACCACAACACTCACCGACGCTCACATCTCCCACCGCCGCACCACCCGACAACCCACCATCCAGACCACAACAACCCCCGTAGACAACTTTGACATTCCAGACGACGTCGTTCGATACCACACCCAACCAGTTGGTCCAAACCAGTGCTGTTCCGCCGTGGTTCAAGAGATCCAAGCCCCGGTCCAGACCGTTTGGTCCGTCGTTCGCCGGTTCGATGCTCCTCAGGTTTACAAGCATTTCGTACGCAGCTGTGACGTCATCTCCGGAGACGGTGACGTCGGCACTCTCCGCCGCGTCAGGGTTGTTTCCGGTCTTCCTGCCGCGATTTCCGATGAGAGACTGGAGATCTTGGATGACCATCGATGCGTGATTTCGTTTTCTGTTGTCGGGGGTGACCACCGTCTGTCTAACTATCGTTCGGTGACGTCCCTCCACTCCGCTGCGGCTGGGTGCGGGGGCGATGAGGAGAAGACTATTGTTGTTGAGTCGTATGTTGTTGATACGCCGGTGGGTAACACAAAGGAGGAAACGTGTGTGTTTGTTGATACTATCGTTAGGTGTAATCTTCAATCGTTGGCTCAGATCGCCGAGAATTTAGTCAGAAGAGAGAAAGGAGATAGtcagaataacaacaacaacaacaactcacaaTCAGCTTAA